A window of Plasmodium malariae genome assembly, chromosome: 12 genomic DNA:
cttacattttctttttcggTATTACAATCACCCTCCTCACCCTTAACTTGCTTTCCCCTTCTACTgctctttctttttccatttagtgtatttttactattattattcttatttttggaactgcctttttttaaaacaaattcCTCATCTTCACGAGTACTGTATTCacaattattttcatcaacGTTCATTCCTTCGCTATTCATTCCTTCGCTATTCATACCTTCGCTATTCATACCTTCTCCGTTCATAACTTCACAGTTAGTATCTTCACAGTCGTCATTGTTGTTatccttattattattcactctgtttttatttcttgCTCTTATATTTTCGCTTATTTCATTCTTAACATTTCCGTTCACATTTTTGCTGCAgctgtttttattttcaagcAGCTTTTCTACTTCGTcaaaataagaattattttccattttcaggacattttttttaaaatttatgaaaaatatgacaTGTTCATAAAAGTATGCACAAGTGAGGACATGCACATATGTGAAGAAGAATTATGCATGTGAAATACTGCCTATGTGAAAAGGTATAATGTACTGCGGAAgttgtatgcatatatgatatatgtgtgttttcttcctcttttatgttattatatgaCCAAAATTTATTCAATTACATGAAGATGTTTTCAACCAATGGCAGATTTTCTTCCAAATCTGTCATGAAGtcacatataaaataatagggcaatcatatatacgcatataaacatatatgtaatataatatatatatatatatatatatatatatatatatatatatacatatacatgtatgcgcatataaatttactgtgtttattttttgttgatCATATATgctctttcattttttcccttttatcTAATTTTCTCTGTTTTACATTGAGgtaaatattactatttaattaaaaccagagttttctttttttttctttttttttttcttgctttttatttttttattgttttttctttatttatttttatttatttatttatttatttattttttttttttttttttttttgatttacgtaattttaataagaaCTTCATATTCCTCTTTTATAAGGTCATGTCATTTGCTCTTCTTTgcttataattcattttttaattatttttctcttgATTATTGTATGAAAAATAGAAAGTACTGCATATTTAAGTAaagcatatataaaagtaataccgtatatatatatatatatatatatatatgtatttatatacttatttttgtgtatatatattacgtatttttttttttgttttcccttttacatttgtttttttttgcttttggCGAATTCATATACAAAAGAAATGCATACATTAATGgtattacatattattatacattatttataataatgttattactgtattatataaatgttcatctttttatttacaataaCATAGAAGTTTCACAAAAATCGTTTaaagcatttttattttgttgcACAAAATATATcctaaaatagtaaaaatacaaataatagcattaacaataatagtaatagtaaaaaaataataattgtaaaaataataaaaaaatagtaaaaatagtaaaaatagtaaaaataataaaaataataagaataataaaaataatcataacagtattgtaaaaaaaataaaaattgtaaaaaaaaataataatgatgcgatagtaaaaatactattattttggtaaaattttttgaatgcaatgaataaaaagggtaaaaaagttttaactatcttttttgttatttgtCTGAATGGAATATTTTTACCGTAAAAATTGTTAGCGGTAAAAGTAGTCATGTTAAATTGTttaaatcatataaaaaaaaaataataattaaatgtgaaaagggaaaaataagaaaaaatgaaaaatgtaaattaaaatttgacaaaattaaaagtaaaacttGAAAAAATAGAGTGAAAAAAACTAGATGTCCTTTTTCAATAACATATAGTATCCCGAAACCCAATAATTTGAAAAGCTTTGAaaacaatattattaaaaaaaaaaaaaaaataaataaataaatcatGATCTTTTAATCTTgggaataatatttttgaatagtattaaagggaaaaaacatatttcatttattcttttttaacgCCTTATTCCTAGTTCACgaaaactttatttttttcataaaggGCATAGAATACTATGTATtttaacacatatatacatagtaaAATATGTCAAAGAAAATgggcatatatttatgttttgaAAAATACAATGTTTTGATTTCTTtctccattttattttattaatggtCTTAATTAATTTGTAGTGTGCGCTTTTTTTACCACTGTCAAAATTTTGAAGGTAAAAATGAATTGGTGCTTTTTTTGACGAGCAAACTTGGGGGAGAACCTCCATACTTAGGTAAGGTATATCGTTCCTGTCctaacatgtatatatgtatacatatatgtatatatatatgtaaacatgtATGCATGACTATGTATGTTTGAGCTTGCGCGCGTGTACTTGCTAGTGCTTAAATActcctttaaaaaaaaatacgaaaaagtTGTACAAAATgcacacaaatatattaggggtaaatatttttccattttcatGTTTCAGGAACAGTGCTTctgttcataatatatattgacaAAGTTTTACGTGCAACAATAATTATAGATAAAGTTTACAAAATGAATGttccataaatatatataatgaagcATGAAACtacattataaaataaaaaaagagtgTAATGTTTACATATTCGATTTCTTTATAAGTAAATACATCGTTCTGCAAAACCCACCTTTGAAGGgaagtgtacatatatacttgtttatacatatatatttatgcatatatttacatgtatcTTTCAAAAGGAGGCACACATATACGGGAAGAAATATGGTAGCCTGTCATATGTAATTACATacacgtgtatatatacacatatatgtacatatcaattgggaaattttaaaagtcGTGGTATATGAAATTCAGGCAAGTTTAAATTCTTAAGTATCTTGCCTgctttttgttcttttgttGATTTATTTCTACCTTTaataaaaggagaaaaagaaaaagagaaaaaaaaaaaaaaaaataataattcaaaatttgATTTCAATATGAGGATTAATATGAGTTTAATTTGCCTTTAATttgttctaaaaaataatgataaagcTGAGGCGTTCAGAGCCCAAggcttaaatatatatctgcacatatgcatacacatatatatatatatatatatatatatacgcccgtatacacatacattATACACATGTACGTGATAATGGCTGCAATTTTTACTagtacacaaaaaaaaaaaaaaaaattaaatgataacAAAGTGGACATAAAATAGTGATACAATCATAACAACGTGGTAACTAGATAATTACGACGTAATATCACGATACGCCCTTATCGAAAAAGTTGTATACAGCACAGTGCAAAGTTAGACTAATCCTAAAGCGTTCATTGACAAACATTAGCACAGTTGAATATGAGCTCAATTTGTTTAATAATTCTCTGTTAAGTGTCTTAATTGAGCTCAATAATGTCCTCCTTCACGTCAAAAATATCGtcgaaaaatttattttccgTAATGTATTCTATACACGccattaatttttgttcatatatataaatatcatttttcattaactGATATAGTAAAGGTGATGATTTATGAATATTCAAAGTGTCAATAAGTtgtttttttgcaaaattgttgtttttatatcttttattttcatttttattatttgaaatgctgtaataattattttcataaatattttgaaaattgcTTTCTGCTATTTTCGATAGTAAGGGGATAAAGATTGATTTTTGTGACTctcttttataatatatattccttcCTACTGCAGAACAATATctttcaaataataattcttcaATTAAACAACTCggtttctttctttttttttttattattattgttttatcatttttactgttcataattttcctttttgtaggataatttttttttctttcactTATCCATTTCTCTATTTCTTTCgaatcatttaaaataatctcATTCTTATCATTCTTCATATGATTTAGTAAATGAAATTCAAGATCgtctatattatatatatgaccGCAATTATCTATTGGGCATTTCATGTGCTGCTGTTGGTTATGCTCTTCTAACATATTCATTTCAACGTTTTTATTACAGTGGGTGCAGAAGACAAATTTAATCAGGTTTTTATTTACACTTTTATTagtttttgtattataatcTATCGGGTTCACCTTGTCATTCGTTTTACTTCCCTCTATATTTCTCTCCTCCATTTTGTGATCCTCCATTTTGTGATCCTCCATTTTGTGATCCTCCATTTTGTGCTCCTCCATTTTGTGATCCTCCATTTTGCTCCCCTCCATTTTGCTCTCCTCCATTTTGTGCTCCTCCATTTTGCTCTCCTCCATTTTGCTCTCCTCCATTTTGTGCTCCTCCACTACGTGAACATTATTGTgatatttgatttttttccttacatgttcataatttcTGCTATTACTCTTATAAGGGCGTGCAAATTTTGGCACACAAGTTTTGTTCATGTTGGTAAGATGACAGCTCCAACTAGCATTTCTACCGATGACGCTATCAGTGCTAATGTCAATGAGACCCTCCCCTCTTCTGTCCGCTTTTCCCTCCATCCCTCTGTCCATGGTAGGAGAAGAAATAAAACGATACATGTATGCGCCAGCACCATCTCTCATTGTATTTCCATTAAATTGATATGTCTTCGATGAATTTTGATCGTTTATGAGATTTACATTTTCTCCTGTACGACCTTTTAAGAATCTACTACTATTAAATTTGGTACTTGTATTTACACACGACAAAACATTACTATGATTGTTATagttaacatttttatgtacatttttgtaggcataatttttaactttacCATAAGAATGATAGTTCAGGGTGTTAATGTTATTATCCCCCCTCATGCTGTTACTTATGCTATggatgaaattatttttaggaAATACATTCATGTTATTCTCAACATAATTAACGctattttgtttatacaaattctttgatttattattagtttttAAATGGggttcttcatttttatgtaagTAATTACCTTCACCAGAATTACTGacattattgtttttattcctGTAACTGTGATTATAGCTATTACTGTAGTTATTGCTATTACTGTAGTTATTGCTATTACTGTCATTACTGCtattactataattattgctattactgTAGTTATTGCTATTACTGTAGTTATTGCTATTACTGTAGTTATTGCTATTACTGTTATCACAGCTAATATTACCATTACCATAAACATTTGTTTCTGCAGTGGAAATAGTATAATATCCCCTTCCTTTGTTAACTGAGTTATGACTGTTCATGCTTTTATACGATTCACAATTATTTGCATTGCAATCTGTATACTTATTTGAGTAGGacgaaaaataattttccaAATAACTGTTATTTGCCAATGCCACTTTATTCATTTGGTGTATCATATatcctttttcttctttttcctcttcttttttattcctaTCATTATTCCTCTTCCCATTCATCTTATAACCCCAATTTATCATGTTTGCATTAGGAAAACTCCTTGCTTCATTATTGTTGTACTTGAAATCGTTGTGATAGTTTCTTTTTACTCGTTCActatttgtgtatttattatttatatttaaaccTGCTAGACCTTCCTTTTGTCCTTCTTTCATGTTGCTATGATTGACTTGATCATTCTTCATTGTGCCACTATTTACGTGCAAATAGCTTTGCTCCCTCCCAGGgctataaatataattattcgttttaatactattactgttacaATTGATAatactgttactattattattattcattatagCCTAATAACTCAATTTAACACTTCTTTTTCatcttcatttttccttttttttttcaaaggaaataatagcaaaatacataaacattAAAACGCTTGTCAGAACTTTTAACCATAATGAAGAATAAAGCTTAGCTTGTTCCAACAAGCACTTCAAATCATTTAGCGAGggagttaattttttaagaaaaagaaacaacTTAAGTAggtaaaatatgtatatatatatatatatatattatatatatatatatatatgtgacaaaaattaaaataatttacgcGCAAAATcgtaaacaaaaataaagaagaaaaaaataagaaaaaaaaagtcttaaatatattcaacCAGCGTgtagaaaaatatgtacatttattttttttttttaaattgtttcgatttttacttttaaacaACATCGTTTtagttgttttattttattttatattatttttttttttttttttttttttcaaagcAGATTAGCTCTCATTCTGTGATAACTCATTTGTTTTGGCACTTTTATCATTGCTTAGGAAAGgaaattcattaaaaattggGGATATGCAATTTTTCGTATTGCcaatttatgtacatacatacatacatattacaAACTTCTTAACGAATAGTCAGCTAATTACAAAACGTATCAAATCAACTTTTCTCCTTCCAAAGGggaaaaattaagttaataaaaaattaattcttgCTAATGCATTATTGCCTAAAAATGGCAACTAAAAAAGGgtaaataaacaaacatatgtacatatacaaacatacctacatatacaaacatacctacatatacaaacatacgtacatgtacaaatatacctacatatacaaacatacgtacatgtacaaatatacctacatatacaaacatacgtacatgtacaaatatacctacatatacaaacatacgtacatgtacaaatatacctacatatacaaacatacgtacatgtacaaatatacctacatatacgtgtacgtatatttgtaaaaatatataacacgGTAAGCCAGTGCATGCCACTCCTTTGGcttatatgataaaaactCTTTTAAAAGTGATATATTTTAcgtttctttaaaaaatagagcTTGCTCCAGTCTCTTAAGGaatatatgttctttttcCAGAACATTTTCCAGAATTTATTTCTGTGTAACTATTATATCCTCTTCTttttaatcatatttttagtatAATTACATAATGACGGTACAATACTAAGCACAGTTATCAAAATTATGATTTAATTTgaagtataattttttttttttcccctttttttctcCCCCCCCTTTCCCTTTCTTTTGTTatgtaacatatttttataatcctATTTGCTTAATAGagattcatataataaatatgttcatGAAGTAGTAAATTTAGCAATTCCttcaaacttttttttatcctttcatttaaaacttgtagatatatatgcatgtgtatacatatgcatttGGGCAATATATACATCTGTACATTCGTACGTTTGTCCGTTCATACATATGCCACGTCAcgcatgtttatatatgtacatgtacatgcatatactATTGCAATTGCATTTCCATTTTTGAAGCATTTCAACGAAAAGACAAATGCGAGCAGATTTATGTGCAAGAAgtgatataattttatattttaatgtgtaaatatgattatttttcaaagcacaaggaggaaaaaaaaaaaaaaaaaaaaaaaaaaaaaaagcggaAAAAAAGGGAAGGAAAGGATAAATGCagtaaatatagtaaaaacagtaaaaataaataataaaaacagtCCACGAAATATTAAACATCCAATCAGTGGAACGCCAAAAAGGGGGGAAAATGTAAACTTCTCAAGCATTGCCAATAGTGCATTATTTCTACAAATTCGCTGCATCCCGATAGCTATTTCCCGTGCACACAAATTTTGAAGTAGCTATTTTGGCGCTGCACCTTTTCCGTTTTGTCCTCTTCCCCCAAGCCTGCACTTACTTTTACTCTACATGTTGATCCAAATGGACAACACTGAATCAGCAGTAATAGAGGAGGACAAAATTAAAGCTAATGACATTTGGTTACACTTAAAGGTATGGAAACAAAGCAAAGAAAATTGTGAAGAATTTTTTCGTAACAAGAAAATTATGCATTTGTCagaatatatttcaaaatatgatgatcatataaaaaacaaaaaagataaagaagAGATAATTATTCTATGTACTGTTGTTAATATACCATATCAAACAAGGAAATATAatcaagaaaaatatattttttgggATGTGTCAGATTTAAAAGAAACACAGTCTAGGTTATTCTTAACAGGGGAAAtatgtgaaaaaaatgaaaatgaaaaggaaggGATAGTTGTTGCTTTAGTCAATCCatttataaaagataaagatCCTCAATACTATAATTCAAGAATTTTAGAAGTACATGATagcaataatttaaaagtaatTGGATCAGTTGATCATTTGGAAAAATGCAAAGGGAGGAAAAGAAATGGGGAAggttgtaaaattattttgtataccCCTCTATCAGGAAATTACTGTAAATATCACATTAAGCAGGATAGAAagaaaaaggggaaaaaaagaacCATGAACAGTGCATATGGGAAAGATGAGCATAGTAATGCAAATGTCAATGAGGATCTGACTTATGATATTGTCACTAACTTAGGTGAAGAAGCGGAAAACAGCTCAATCACGACTAACATGATGGACAATGATAAGGAAAGTAGggctaaaaaaaaagcaaaaaaagaaggaagcAAGAACAAAGGAGGGGAAGAAGTAGCAGGAGAAAGCGCGGGGCATAACGAAGAAACGTTCGATGTCGAATCCATCATAGGTATGTACACAAAGAAGTTAGTCgttaaggataaaaaaaaaaaaatggagcTAATTAATGAcagaataaaagaattagaCAACTACTCAAAATTGAATAATGAAGCTATTAATATAgatattctaaaaaataag
This region includes:
- the PmUG01_12043100 gene encoding conserved Plasmodium protein, unknown function, which produces MNNNNSNSIINCNSNSIKTNNYIYSPGREQSYLHVNSGTMKNDQVNHSNMKEGQKEGLAGLNINNKYTNSERVKRNYHNDFKYNNNEARSFPNANMINWGYKMNGKRNNDRNKKEEEKEEKGYMIHQMNKVALANNSYLENYFSSYSNKYTDCNANNCESYKSMNSHNSVNKGRGYYTISTAETNVYGNGNISCDNSNSNNYSNSNNYSNSNNYSNSNNYSNSSNDSNSNNYSNSNNYSNSYNHSYRNKNNNVSNSGEGNYLHKNEEPHLKTNNKSKNLYKQNSVNYVENNMNVFPKNNFIHSISNSMRGDNNINTLNYHSYGKVKNYAYKNVHKNVNYNNHSNVLSCVNTSTKFNSSRFLKGRTGENVNLINDQNSSKTYQFNGNTMRDGAGAYMYRFISSPTMDRGMEGKADRRGEGLIDISTDSVIGRNASWSCHLTNMNKTCVPKFARPYKSNSRNYEHVRKKIKYHNNVHVVEEHKMEESKMEESKMEEHKMEESKMEGSKMEDHKMEEHKMEDHKMEDHKMEDHKMEERNIEGSKTNDKVNPIDYNTKTNKSVNKNLIKFVFCTHCNKNVEMNMLEEHNQQQHMKCPIDNCGHIYNIDDLEFHLLNHMKNDKNEIILNDSKEIEKWISERKKNYPTKRKIMNSKNDKTIIIKKKRKKPSCLIEELLFERYCSAVGRNIYYKRESQKSIFIPLLSKIAESNFQNIYENNYYSISNNKNENKRYKNNNFAKKQLIDTLNIHKSSPLLYQLMKNDIYIYEQKLMACIEYITENKFFDDIFDVKEDIIELN
- the PmUG01_12043200 gene encoding conserved Plasmodium protein, unknown function, which translates into the protein MDNTESAVIEEDKIKANDIWLHLKVWKQSKENCEEFFRNKKIMHLSEYISKYDDHIKNKKDKEEIIILCTVVNIPYQTRKYNQEKYIFWDVSDLKETQSRLFLTGEICEKNENEKEGIVVALVNPFIKDKDPQYYNSRILEVHDSNNLKVIGSVDHLEKCKGRKRNGEGCKIILYTPLSGNYCKYHIKQDRKKKGKKRTMNSAYGKDEHSNANVNEDLTYDIVTNLGEEAENSSITTNMMDNDKESRAKKKAKKEGSKNKGGEEVAGESAGHNEETFDVESIIGMYTKKLVVKDKKKKMELINDRIKELDNYSKLNNEAINIDILKNKDTITKEEIPTTTQRSINDIFSEQCPELMHLIYKSNKKKEEENDINKKDSIKVKEVNSSTQTNVITASNEKKQKKKFESFLNKLNELKKSRDENDVKTLLNGLTHVTNNFHFSLNHINNSNIFDICYKLMDHRSEEIAIAALKFKRRINKLYIDYYKNRQKYKNDAEFVNVSSCNMHEAQDEVTKE